In one window of Mus pahari chromosome 3, PAHARI_EIJ_v1.1, whole genome shotgun sequence DNA:
- the LOC110319593 gene encoding beta-defensin 36-like: METAVLTMALLLLLSQVIPGTPERCWKSFGVCREECARQESFYIFCWNGKLCCVKSKNVPQWSQNLD, translated from the exons ATGGAGACTGCAGTGTTAACTatggctctgctgctgctgctgtcccagGTCATTCCAG GGACCCCCGAAAGATGCTGGAAGTCTTTTGGTGTCTGCCGTGAAGAGTGTGCCAGGCAAGAAAGCTTCTACATCTTCTGCTGGAACGGCAAACTGTGCTGCGTGAAGTCCAAGAATGTGCCCCAGTGGTCACAGAACCTGGATTAG